The proteins below are encoded in one region of Salmo salar chromosome ssa02, Ssal_v3.1, whole genome shotgun sequence:
- the LOC106592158 gene encoding DENN domain-containing protein 1B isoform X2: MGSRLKENPDRTFYWFFEASCPIARDKDPDVLFQYPEDFSDEESRQTLPRFCFPYDIERVRDVVAVQHFTFVLTDLEGCQRFGFCRLTSSSHTCLCMLSYLPWFEVFYKLLNNLADYLTKGQTNEMRELLAALYTHPLPLAVGSVTLQLVPYFIAPDPRGLPSIPESRNLTELVVAVDVSNLLQLYASMLFERRILILSSKLSTLTACVHALSAVLYPMYWQHIFIPVLPPHLLDYCCAPMPFLIGVHSSLTERVRSRGLEDVVILNVDTNTIESPFDDLKKIPSDVVSGLKLSLKRQAASAGVGVAKAFLRAQALLFGGYGDALKGNTNGQVMFCEEVFLDHRSSSMRQFLQSAVHLQLFKQFIDGRLELLNRGIEPDDLFEQEMLQCGTAEAGSTKAYHQLVGNLKKGGGALILNVKSKTHMYKSAKRGLRNFLSPKEHVEILSLKRGNSVSGTHTHRRKQSDCLQSRLPITQHFGKSRPRRPVNKQGCLLDDENTQENRDTWEEDWQDSAVSGPVADPELQEEEGGDSGMCDPEEMDLLGEIFDTLSARSSHDRGLLYGTRSLDLFGPDTTDYIRQRGLATPSQESLGVSIGGSGSLHSWNQEEGLHYMGEGPEQTDDSDWLGEGQALSEEASETPQGRREGGRREEEWREEGRREEGRREEGRREEKWREEGRREEGMEKGLVEAEELKERKEVGMERWNVLRQGGQDEQRMEERKRDEDITMEPEIQSECMGENGKGKEVEGEKEREKMQNYRGKDQQQGEENQGQGQGQERGPKTPGELPRNRGPRPGTESRAGAGAVEDNQGEGDRLTPKTTAFPGPENGTATPASKQPLGQQEREEKGEEIEVGPTPLSPSVPSAVALFQSPASVQTLHGKAQTRGSPKPSKPSNTPRTWDTIQKSCPQEPNNIQVSNNDRAGPVIATPVLTTPINNQSEPGGNTTAQEDPPPIKVSELKKRFEA, encoded by the exons ATGGGCTCAAGATTAAA AGAAAACCCTGACAGGACCTTCTACTGGTTCTTTGAAGCATCTTGTCCAATCGCAAGAGACAAAG ATCCTGATGTGTTGTTTCAGTATCCTGAAGACTTCAGTGATGAG gaatCCCGCCAGACCCTACCAAGGTTCTGCTTTCCCTATGACATAGAGAG aGTGAGAGATGTGGTAGCAGTGCAACACTTCACCTTTGTGTTGACTGACTTGGAGGGATGCCAACGCTTCGGCTTCTGTCGCCTCACCAGCAGTTCACACACCTGCCTCTGTATGCTtag CTACCTACCTTGGTTTGAGGTGTTTTACAAACTTCTGAACAACCTGGCTGACTATCTGACCAAGGGACAG ACCAATGAGATGCGAGAACTGCTGGCCGCCCTCTACACACATCCCCTGCCATTGGCTGTCGGCTCTGTCACTCTGCAGCTG GTCCCGTACTTCATCGCTCCAGACCCCAGAGGGCTCCCTTCCATCCCTGAAAGT agGAACCTGACGGAGTTGGTGGTAGCAGTAGATGTGTCTAACCTCCTCCAGCTCTATGCCAGCATGTTGTTTGAGAGACGCATCCTCATCCTCTCCAGCAAACTCAGCAca TTGACAGCGTGTGTTCATGCCCTCAGTGCTGTGCTCTACCCCATGTACTGGCAACACATCTTCATACCTGTCCTGCCCCCACACCTACTGGACTACtgctg tgctCCGATGCCCTTCCTCATAGGAGTCCACTCCAGTCTGACAGAG AGAGTGAGAAGCCGGGGGTTAGAGGACGTGGTGATTCTGAATGTAGACACCAACACTATAGAGTCTCCCTTCGATGACCTGAAGAAGATACCATCAGATGTG gtatcAGGTCTGAAGTTGTCTCTGAAACGTCAGGCAGCGTCAGCAGGTGTGGGCGTGGCCAAGGCCTTCCTCAGGGCTCAGGCTCTGCTGTTTGGAGGATATGGAGACGCTCTGAAGGGAAACACG aATGGTCAGGTCATGTTCTGTGAGGAGGTTTTCCTGGACCACAGGTCTTCCAGTATGAGACAGTTCCTACAGAGTGCTGTCCATCTGCAGCTCTTCAAACag TTTATTGATGGACGTCTGGAGCTGCTGAACAGAGGGATAGAGCCAGACGACCTGTTTGAACAAGAGatgctacagtgtggaacagcaGAAGCag gaaGCACCAAAGCCTATCATCAACTGGTGGGTAACCTGAAG AAAGGGGGAGGAGCTCTCATCCTTAACGTCAAGTCTAAGACTCACATGTACAAGTCG GCCAAACGTGGCTTGAGGAACTTTCTATCACCCAAg GAGCACGTTGAGATTCTCTCCCTTAAGAGAGGCAACTCCGTGtccggaacacacacacaccgccgcaAACAATCAGATTGCCTTCAGAGCCGTTTACCAATCACACAACACTTTGGGAAG TCTCGTCCCCGTCGTCCAGTTAACAAACAAGGCTGTCTCCTTGACGACGAGAACACACAAGAGAACAGAGACACCTGGGAAGAAGACTGGCAGGAcag TGCTGTCTCAGGCCCCGTGGCAGACCCAGAgctccaggaggaggaggggggagactcGGGTATGTGTGACCCAGAAGAGATGGACCTCCTGGGGGAGATCTTTGACACGCTGAGTGCCCGGAGCTCCCATGACCGCGGCCTGCTCTACGGGACACGAAGTCTAGACCTGTTTGGACCTGATACTACTGACTACATCAGACAG AGGGGCCTGGCCACTCCCAGTCAGGAGAGTCTAGGCGTGTCCATTGGTGGGAGTGGCAGTCTGCACAGCTGGAACCAGGAGGAGGGGCTACATTACATGGGGGAGGGGCCAGAACAGACAGATGATTCTGATTGGCTAGGAGAGGGAcaggcgttgtcagaggaagcatcagaaacacctcaaggaagaagagagggtgggaggagagaggaggagtggagagaggagggaaggagagaggagggaaggagagaggagggaaggcgagaggagaagtggagagaggagggaaggagagaggaggggatggaaaaGGGGTTGGTGGAGGCAGAGGAGCTtaaagagaggaaagaggtggggatggagagatggaatgTTCTGAGGCAAGGAGGGCAGGATGAACAacggatggaggagaggaagagggatgaAGACATCACTATGGAGCCAGAGATTCAGTCTGAATGTATGGGTGAGAATGGGAAGGGGAAagaagtggagggagagaaagagagagagaagatgcagAATTACAGAGGTAAAGACCAGCAACAAGGAGAGGAGAACCAGGGGCAGGGGCAGGGGCAGGAGAGAGGCCCCAAGACACCAGGAGAGTTACCCAGGAACAGAGGCCCAAGGCCGGGTACTGAGTCTAGGGCCGGAGCCGGGGCAGTGGAGGACAACCAGGGAGAAGGGGACAGACTCACCCCCAAAACCACTGCTTTTCCTGGGCCTGAGAATGGCACAGCAACCCCTGCTTCTAAACAACCCCTGGGTCAGCAAGAAAGAGAAGAAAAGGGGGAGGAAATAGAGGTGGGACCCACGCCCCTTTCTCCCAGTGTTCCATCTGCTGTAGCACTGTTCCAGTCACCGGCCTCCGTGCAAACCCTCCATGGGAAGGCCCAGACCAGGGGCTCGCCTAAACCCAGTAAGCCCAGCAACACACCTCGGACCTGGGACACTATACAGAAGAGCTGCCCTCAGGAACCCAACAACATCCAGGTCTCAAATAATGACAGAGCTGGACCTGTCATAGCCACACCTGTCCTGACTACGCCTATAAATAACCAATCAGAACCAGGGGGGAACACCACAGCGCAGGAAGACCCGCCCCCTATCAAGGTGTCTGAGCTGAAGAAGAGATTTGAGGCTTGA
- the LOC106592158 gene encoding DENN domain-containing protein 1B isoform X1, translating into MGSRLKENPDRTFYWFFEASCPIARDKDPDVLFQYPEDFSDEESRQTLPRFCFPYDIERVRDVVAVQHFTFVLTDLEGCQRFGFCRLTSSSHTCLCMLSYLPWFEVFYKLLNNLADYLTKGQTNEMRELLAALYTHPLPLAVGSVTLQLGEKLLVRTEMPRPPGHAPLTPGKGQEGVPYFIAPDPRGLPSIPESRNLTELVVAVDVSNLLQLYASMLFERRILILSSKLSTLTACVHALSAVLYPMYWQHIFIPVLPPHLLDYCCAPMPFLIGVHSSLTERVRSRGLEDVVILNVDTNTIESPFDDLKKIPSDVVSGLKLSLKRQAASAGVGVAKAFLRAQALLFGGYGDALKGNTNGQVMFCEEVFLDHRSSSMRQFLQSAVHLQLFKQFIDGRLELLNRGIEPDDLFEQEMLQCGTAEAGSTKAYHQLVGNLKKGGGALILNVKSKTHMYKSAKRGLRNFLSPKEHVEILSLKRGNSVSGTHTHRRKQSDCLQSRLPITQHFGKSRPRRPVNKQGCLLDDENTQENRDTWEEDWQDSAVSGPVADPELQEEEGGDSGMCDPEEMDLLGEIFDTLSARSSHDRGLLYGTRSLDLFGPDTTDYIRQRGLATPSQESLGVSIGGSGSLHSWNQEEGLHYMGEGPEQTDDSDWLGEGQALSEEASETPQGRREGGRREEEWREEGRREEGRREEGRREEKWREEGRREEGMEKGLVEAEELKERKEVGMERWNVLRQGGQDEQRMEERKRDEDITMEPEIQSECMGENGKGKEVEGEKEREKMQNYRGKDQQQGEENQGQGQGQERGPKTPGELPRNRGPRPGTESRAGAGAVEDNQGEGDRLTPKTTAFPGPENGTATPASKQPLGQQEREEKGEEIEVGPTPLSPSVPSAVALFQSPASVQTLHGKAQTRGSPKPSKPSNTPRTWDTIQKSCPQEPNNIQVSNNDRAGPVIATPVLTTPINNQSEPGGNTTAQEDPPPIKVSELKKRFEA; encoded by the exons ATGGGCTCAAGATTAAA AGAAAACCCTGACAGGACCTTCTACTGGTTCTTTGAAGCATCTTGTCCAATCGCAAGAGACAAAG ATCCTGATGTGTTGTTTCAGTATCCTGAAGACTTCAGTGATGAG gaatCCCGCCAGACCCTACCAAGGTTCTGCTTTCCCTATGACATAGAGAG aGTGAGAGATGTGGTAGCAGTGCAACACTTCACCTTTGTGTTGACTGACTTGGAGGGATGCCAACGCTTCGGCTTCTGTCGCCTCACCAGCAGTTCACACACCTGCCTCTGTATGCTtag CTACCTACCTTGGTTTGAGGTGTTTTACAAACTTCTGAACAACCTGGCTGACTATCTGACCAAGGGACAG ACCAATGAGATGCGAGAACTGCTGGCCGCCCTCTACACACATCCCCTGCCATTGGCTGTCGGCTCTGTCACTCTGCAGCTG GGAGAGAAGCTATTGGTCAGGACAGAGATGCCCCGCCCTCCTGGACATGCCCCCCTCACCCCAGGGAAGGGGCAGGAAGGG GTCCCGTACTTCATCGCTCCAGACCCCAGAGGGCTCCCTTCCATCCCTGAAAGT agGAACCTGACGGAGTTGGTGGTAGCAGTAGATGTGTCTAACCTCCTCCAGCTCTATGCCAGCATGTTGTTTGAGAGACGCATCCTCATCCTCTCCAGCAAACTCAGCAca TTGACAGCGTGTGTTCATGCCCTCAGTGCTGTGCTCTACCCCATGTACTGGCAACACATCTTCATACCTGTCCTGCCCCCACACCTACTGGACTACtgctg tgctCCGATGCCCTTCCTCATAGGAGTCCACTCCAGTCTGACAGAG AGAGTGAGAAGCCGGGGGTTAGAGGACGTGGTGATTCTGAATGTAGACACCAACACTATAGAGTCTCCCTTCGATGACCTGAAGAAGATACCATCAGATGTG gtatcAGGTCTGAAGTTGTCTCTGAAACGTCAGGCAGCGTCAGCAGGTGTGGGCGTGGCCAAGGCCTTCCTCAGGGCTCAGGCTCTGCTGTTTGGAGGATATGGAGACGCTCTGAAGGGAAACACG aATGGTCAGGTCATGTTCTGTGAGGAGGTTTTCCTGGACCACAGGTCTTCCAGTATGAGACAGTTCCTACAGAGTGCTGTCCATCTGCAGCTCTTCAAACag TTTATTGATGGACGTCTGGAGCTGCTGAACAGAGGGATAGAGCCAGACGACCTGTTTGAACAAGAGatgctacagtgtggaacagcaGAAGCag gaaGCACCAAAGCCTATCATCAACTGGTGGGTAACCTGAAG AAAGGGGGAGGAGCTCTCATCCTTAACGTCAAGTCTAAGACTCACATGTACAAGTCG GCCAAACGTGGCTTGAGGAACTTTCTATCACCCAAg GAGCACGTTGAGATTCTCTCCCTTAAGAGAGGCAACTCCGTGtccggaacacacacacaccgccgcaAACAATCAGATTGCCTTCAGAGCCGTTTACCAATCACACAACACTTTGGGAAG TCTCGTCCCCGTCGTCCAGTTAACAAACAAGGCTGTCTCCTTGACGACGAGAACACACAAGAGAACAGAGACACCTGGGAAGAAGACTGGCAGGAcag TGCTGTCTCAGGCCCCGTGGCAGACCCAGAgctccaggaggaggaggggggagactcGGGTATGTGTGACCCAGAAGAGATGGACCTCCTGGGGGAGATCTTTGACACGCTGAGTGCCCGGAGCTCCCATGACCGCGGCCTGCTCTACGGGACACGAAGTCTAGACCTGTTTGGACCTGATACTACTGACTACATCAGACAG AGGGGCCTGGCCACTCCCAGTCAGGAGAGTCTAGGCGTGTCCATTGGTGGGAGTGGCAGTCTGCACAGCTGGAACCAGGAGGAGGGGCTACATTACATGGGGGAGGGGCCAGAACAGACAGATGATTCTGATTGGCTAGGAGAGGGAcaggcgttgtcagaggaagcatcagaaacacctcaaggaagaagagagggtgggaggagagaggaggagtggagagaggagggaaggagagaggagggaaggagagaggagggaaggcgagaggagaagtggagagaggagggaaggagagaggaggggatggaaaaGGGGTTGGTGGAGGCAGAGGAGCTtaaagagaggaaagaggtggggatggagagatggaatgTTCTGAGGCAAGGAGGGCAGGATGAACAacggatggaggagaggaagagggatgaAGACATCACTATGGAGCCAGAGATTCAGTCTGAATGTATGGGTGAGAATGGGAAGGGGAAagaagtggagggagagaaagagagagagaagatgcagAATTACAGAGGTAAAGACCAGCAACAAGGAGAGGAGAACCAGGGGCAGGGGCAGGGGCAGGAGAGAGGCCCCAAGACACCAGGAGAGTTACCCAGGAACAGAGGCCCAAGGCCGGGTACTGAGTCTAGGGCCGGAGCCGGGGCAGTGGAGGACAACCAGGGAGAAGGGGACAGACTCACCCCCAAAACCACTGCTTTTCCTGGGCCTGAGAATGGCACAGCAACCCCTGCTTCTAAACAACCCCTGGGTCAGCAAGAAAGAGAAGAAAAGGGGGAGGAAATAGAGGTGGGACCCACGCCCCTTTCTCCCAGTGTTCCATCTGCTGTAGCACTGTTCCAGTCACCGGCCTCCGTGCAAACCCTCCATGGGAAGGCCCAGACCAGGGGCTCGCCTAAACCCAGTAAGCCCAGCAACACACCTCGGACCTGGGACACTATACAGAAGAGCTGCCCTCAGGAACCCAACAACATCCAGGTCTCAAATAATGACAGAGCTGGACCTGTCATAGCCACACCTGTCCTGACTACGCCTATAAATAACCAATCAGAACCAGGGGGGAACACCACAGCGCAGGAAGACCCGCCCCCTATCAAGGTGTCTGAGCTGAAGAAGAGATTTGAGGCTTGA